The Toxotes jaculatrix isolate fToxJac2 chromosome 14, fToxJac2.pri, whole genome shotgun sequence genomic interval CAATTTTTATCTAAACTGACGCTCAAACATATAAGTCAATGTTGTGAAAATCTTGACAGAGCAGTGTGTTGAATTTGTTTCCCACATCAGTATTCTGTGTTgagccatttttattttgtatacatATTTCAATGTGCTTGTATCACTTTTTATTTCTGATGGATAATGTATTGTGTGTACACTCTTGAAATGTCTCACttttttaagtaaataaaacacttgTTGTTAACAGTTGTTAATTAGTTCCCCTTCTGGCCTCTGCCCATCTTCAGTACTCTGCGCAGTCTCTATTCACCCTGTTGCCTCCAAGTGTCCATCAAAACACAGTGCACAGCAAACTATTAAGGGCCCGAGGGTAACTTTGTAATTTGATTGAACAAaagattaaattattattaaattatgaaATTGACAATGTGCACAATCTGAACTATTAAAACCAGATTTTGTCAAAGAGATTGTACTTTAATGGTACAAATTCCCTAACAATTTGGCAGGTAATCAAATGGCCAAAACTTTTCTGAAGCATAGTGAACCTGGGGTCGCTGGATCCCCTCAATGTCTTGGGCCCTTGAAGTTGTCCCAGTAGGAAATCCAGCCTTGGATTTATTTGACAAGAAATAAATATGTGGACGTCTGCACTCCTCAATAACTTGAAGCAAATCATCTACCATGTTATGTATTGGTTTCATGTTTGTTCTTTCTTGATGACAGGACAACTCAACAACATAATAAGCAAGGTTGTAATCAGTAAACTTTTGTGCATGATGGATGCTGTGAAAGCTACGTGCTGAACAAATGATGCATGATTCTTTCACAAAGAAGAACAAGCACAGGTGGCCTGCAGGCAAAAGATgtgcaggagagaagaaagtgagagaagtTTCTAGGGAGAAAGCTTTTTCATAGGAATGTTAAACAAATAGCATCCAGCGTGTACACCTGAAGAAACAACAACGCACATCAACAGCTCCATACTGATAGACAGGGAATTAAGACAATGcatgattaaaaaagaaagaaagaaaagattgaTTCGGAGCCAGCTATCACACTAAATTTAAATACACcagattagattaaaaaaaatatatatatatattagaaagGTGCTAAATCTGATGTTGTCAAAGGCTGATTAAATCAGTGAGAGTGCAAACACAGGATTGTGCAAACACTGGCCCTCCAATACACAGACCATTTTTAGTTAAGAAACACAAATGTTGAACATGTTTTTGTCATCTATAACTTAAGCTCTTCAGTCATATTTGTGAATAAAGCTACAATGTGTAGGGTCAAAACTATTGATGTGGGCCTATTAATATGGACTTAACTGGAAATCCTCCTCATCCAACATACACTTACAAGAACTAGGCCGATTCCAGTGCAACGTGATCAACTCTAAGACACCACGACACAGTAAATCCATAGCTAGTGTGGAAAATAAGCCCAAATTGTGGTCCTGGGCACTGGGCTATACTTTCTGtcttcttgtgttttctttgtactGCCCAGCTTTTGCTGCTGATTGATGGATAGCTTCTCCCACTTATGTTTTCAGCAGGTGAAGCATCCAGTGGCAGGTTGCcaggttgatgagagtgtccttTCAGCAGCCAAGaaactgctcacacacaaaatttCTCTGACTcaacctctctctttccttctcactCACTCCCCCGTGGTTCGGCTGGTCAGCTTATGGCAGTTTGCCAGTggagaaggacagaaaaagactgAATAGCTTTTTTGGCTTTAACCCTGCAGCCTTGTGCTCATCCTTTGGAGGATGGGGAGGATGTGTGAACAGTCATATTTGTAGCGTGTGCCTTTGTTATGACATAAGGGCAAAAAGGATGTAGGATGGTGTCTTGGTGGGGCACAGGCATATTCTAACTGAACTGCCgtttcagcttgaaaaaagGCCAGAAGTAGTTGGCCCTTTAACACATGTCAACACCTTTTAGATGCTTATTCTGAAACAGCCATATCAGTAGCAACTGGTTCACCACTACAGGGTGCTGGGTCATGCGCCAGCAGGTCACTCACTGCTTCCACTGAGACCTCTGCACAGCAAATATGTGTTGGTTCACATGGCTGGGCATTGAACTGAAGCATTACAGGCACCACTCCCCAATAAACTGCACCACTGGTCAGTCAACAGCTGGATCACTGGCAGGATCCCAATCCTGCATTTAGACCAACTTCAGccaggcaagaaaaaaaattgctgccATCACACAGGACACAGCAAACCATCCAAAGCACGCAGGCTCAGTCCTCTTTCACTGCTTACAAAGCAAAATCAATGGATTTGTAAAAGTGGTATTAGAAAAAGTTGCTTTTCTCACTCTCCTGCTCAGTTACATAATCCTTGGACATCTGTTGAACAGAGGCCTGTGGCCTTCATTAAGATCCATGCATGAGGGGTTTTCATCTTGTCTTGCCGTTTTAAGGTGCTCAGGTGCTCATTAATCTATTCTTACTCTcacttgtctttctctgtccttcttcCCGCTTCATCCACCTGCAAATTATTAGTTAGACAGTTGGATAGGAGGAATGGAAGTGGCAGATTTTTCAAAAGTTTGTGTTGGCTAATTTTCATTGCAGTCTTCAGCTATGCCTACCAGGGCAGGGTGAGATCATTGCTGAAAATACATCATTTTCCAGGAAACAACAGTTTTCTATGAATCTCCATTTTATGGGGCCTTTAAAAGTTTGGATTGGCACACAGCCTGTTTTCAAGGAAGCAGCAATTTTCCAAGAATTTCAAGTCCACATTTCATAGAGTCCTTAATGGTTtgcttcagctcctcctctctgccatgCACCAGTTAGGTCACAAAGgtattttaaattaatattaagttatttaaaaatatataaacagtgCAAATGGAACCTGGTCTTGTAAATAAAGAgagtaaaaatgtttgtaaaaatgtattGATCAATCTGTCTTCATACTGTCCCTCACAACAACTGATGATGTCATTGTGGGTGGCAACAGACCATGAACAGTTCTAAGAAAAATGTGATGGGAAATTTGTGATGGGGACATAATATGCGATTAGGAGCCTTATTTAAGGAAAACCACCGAGGCTCAGTAAGAGTCTTTTTCCCCAGCAGTACACCTGCACCTGTGACTGTAATCTCTGGACTTACTTATGCTTTGGACCAGGACTCTGGATAAACCTTTTGTGATGAAGAAACAAATCCAAACCGGACTCACTGAATGCTAGAAAATCATTTATTACCTTTCAAGTCTCGAATTcagttttgaatgtttttcGAGTGGTCACGCTTGCTGTTTATTTACCATGTTATGGTTTtatgttttcacttattttgagCAACTGGGAGGGAAAACCTTTAAAGTTGTAAGTACCATTTTACTGTGCTTAACAGACCAGCATACATATTGATTACATACTTGACTTGCTTCCCTTTCTGCATGATTAAATACTCAGTGCTCATCCTATAAGCTCTTGAATTAAGTTAAAGTCCAACTCTCATGACAGACTGCCATAATAAATCCTCTCTGTGGCTCTTCAGAACACCTGCATCGTGATATTATTTATGTCTCTGGAAGACTTGATTTGGGGGATGACGCATATTTGTATCTTATTTACAACTGAAAGCCAGGGGGGTGGGGCGTGAACATCATGGGTGAGTGGAGGGCACTCATGTGATGAGGTGCTCCTACTGGCATAGGATCAAAAGAGGTTCTAGTGTGATCTAAAAGTGTCCTCAACCAGAGACGATGCCGGTCAGTTTAAAGCTGCCCTCCCCTCTGAAAAATCAACTGGTCAGAAACAAGTCACATCCACTTGATGAAATCATACCACAGCTGTTTCAGCAACTGCTGTGGTATTTGTACTTCACGCTGTTCTATTTCAAGCACTTtttcagctattttttttaaatctctaaacacaaccactgacacactggtgattataatttatttacatgatGTCACTGGCCTGTGTGGTCACGCCGGCTTATTTTAATAGTCTTAAAGCTTTAGCTGGTTCAGTTGAACCAATTCCCCAAATGTTTTTATGAATCAGTGCAACTTCAGTAATTTGGAATGGAGGTCGCCTCCTGGAACgtttaaacattattttataaTCAACTGAGAATTGGCATGTATTTCGGTATAGGTGTATATATAGTTCCTTATTACAGAACAAAAATAATGTATTGCTGAGATTTCCATTATTATTGCTGAGAGATGAGTAAATCCTGGAGTGCCCTGATCTGGTGGCTGATTTGATAATTATACTAGCTGAAGTTCAGTCAGCCAGCTCTTGTGGAATATAACATTAAGTGAATGTAGAATCTGTGCAGAGTTGACAGTTGGCTCTGACCCCTTCAGTCCCCACAATGAAACTCCAAGTATACCACAGGGAGTGAGGAGTGATGATGACAAGGAGAATGCACACTCAGAGTCTACAGGTGGATCCTGCAGTGCAGGAGTGGCTGCAGTGCAGGAATTGCTATACAGTAGAGCAGTACAGTATCAGACATGCATGtgacaatggaaaaaaaggtGATTTTACAACAAATGTAATGTTGGTTGACAGTTGTCTGCTCTGCAGTGGTGAGTTGGCAGGCCCACAGAGCTGCTCCTGCTTAAAGGGTTAGAAAGCGTAACCTTTGTCCTTCCTGTCAGCGTGCCACGTCATTACTCCTcccccatcttcctcctctgaatccTATATCCTCCCTGTCACACTGTTATCTCTATCCTGCAAATGCCGCTGTATATAGTCAAAACTGAGAGTGTATTTGTAGTGTAGTTTTAAATGTTTGGAAACTACCCCCAGCAATAATATATGCCACTGCtctgcatttatatttatatttatatttatttattttaatttgacaaCAGATAGAAACCAAAAGCTGAATTAAAGAAGTCAGGGAATATTTGGCAGAAAGTAAAATTACAGttgtttgaaaaagaaaaatgtggatgATGTGCTCTTCTTTTCGGATGAAGAACTGTGGCTCAAGGCAAAGGTGATGCTTTGACaggttttatttctttcctctgaCAAGAAGACAAGAAGCACCGTGACCCTTTAACCTGTCAGTTCCttcacaaaggaaaacagagtgagaggCTGACTTCCTTGTTGTGAATTCAAAAAGGTCCCATTTCCTTCACAGTGGCATATGACTGATGTTAACTTCAATGCAGCCAGTCCTGCATGACACATGCTCAGAATAGAGGAAGTAGATTGAAAGATAGGAAAACCACttacaaagactttttttttaaaaaaaaaaggtaatagGCAATGGGCACCTTTCAGACATTTTATGGATGTCCTTCACACCTTCACATGGATATCTGGATTTCAGCCAAATTATTGAAAATATATCCCATAAAACtaagataaaatataataaatataataaataaataataataataatgatttttttttaaattcctgaaTCATTTGGAATTGTTATTTTCAATTTTAGGATAGAGCAGCAATAAAAATGCTAATGTGTAATTGGCTCAACAGTGGAAAACATTATGCATGCAAGCAGTATGTGTTATTTTGAATTTATGCACTAAAACCTtgatcttttcctttttattccaAAAAAGCACCAAcattatttaaacattaatgtgttttttaactcactcagaaacacagaaacatctgaCTCAAAGCAACAGTTTGGTGTGGTTTTAAATGAGTTGTGAATATCAGTAAAAGCAGCTCCGCCCTTGTGTTAAACTGGAAAAGCTCTGGACAGAGCAGGAGACGTTGGAGGTCATTCTCACTGGCTGCAGTATGCATATCTCTCAGCTGTTTCCAATTAGGCCTGATTCTTTAAAGCCACAACACTCGAATGCTGGTGAATGTCACTCATGATATTTTCAGTTGGGCTGCTTGGGCCCACAGTCTTGCAGGTGTTTCATTCAAATGCTGCCCaaaatctgtttgtttgcatgaGGTTGTCTGAGTAGCCATGTCAGAAATTAAAACGTGGGCACTGTGGAGGGCAGTTCTTGCTGAGTCTCTGGGAATGATCATCTTTGTCTTCATCGGCATCTTAGCTGCAATAGGGGACAAAAATAATACTTATCCTGACCAAGAGATAAAAGTGGCATTTGCCTTTGGCCTAGCCATTGCCACATTAGCCCAGTGCATAGGTCACATTAGCGGTGCCCATCTGAATCCTGCCATCACCCTGGGCCTCCTGGCCAGCTGCCAGATGAGTGTCCTCAGAGCCTTTTTCTACATAATAGCTCAGATTTTGGGAGCAGTGGCTGGGAGCGCCATTGTGTATGGTATCAGGCCAGAAACCACAGATTCACTTGGTGTTAACAAGGTAAGGTGGAGTCCATGTGCTTCCAATTTTCCTCAGTGAATAACTTTTAGTACTCTGTCTGATTGGTATTTGGCGAATTGCCTCCAGCCTGATCTAGTTTTCTGTGAAAGCCAGACACTGAAATTGAAAGTGTTGTGTTCTAATCTCTAAAACTTCCACATTTGCTAACTGCTGGTGATAAGTTCTTCTATTTAAGTGTCTAATCTTAATTCCCTTCTCTCTTTAGTGGGTGTTTATAGCATAACTTGTTTTGTCCTCAGCAGTAATTTAAGTACTTAGTCAATCAGGTAAACAAATAtttagggcttttttttttttttttttttaattaaactagCATGCATagctgatttgtgtgtgtgtgtgtgtgtgtgtgtgtgtgtgtgtgtgtgtgtgtgtgtgtgtgtgtgtgtgtgtgtgtgtgtgtgtgtgtgtgtgtgtgtgtgtgtgtgtgtgtgtgtgtgtgtgtgtgtgtgtgtgtgtgtgtgtgtgtgtgtgtgtgtgtgtgtgtgtgtgtgtgtgtgtgtaaaaaatgAGGCACACAAACTGAAGTGTTTCTCTTCTTTGCAGCTAAATGGAATCAGCCAAAGTCAAGGTTTTGTCATAGAATTCCTGCTCACTCTTCAGCTGGTCCTGTGTGTGCTTGCAGTCACTGACAAAAGGCGTGATCTCAGTGGACATGCGCCTCTGGCTATCGGACTCTCTGTAGGGTTGGGACACCTTGCTGGGGTAAGTATATCAAAACATTCCTTTATTTCCCCCCTCAGTGATTAGATAGATGGTTTCTCCATCTTGCTGTAGCCTGATACAATGGATTTGCGTAGGATGACCTGGCTGTAAATCAGACTTGCATGTAATCTGCTGATGTACAGCCAGACAGGCAAGTGGTGTTTTCCTCTGATATGGTTTACAGATCCGCTACACAGGATGTGGTATCAACCCAGCTCGATCCTTTGGGCCTGCAATTATACAGGAGTCTTTTGATGATCATTGGGTACGCATTGTGGAGGTGTAAGTCAAATATTAAGTGTCGTATTCATGCGTCATTCCTATTGAAACAGGAAAGTGTctgtcctgttttttgtttttttgtttttttcaggtatACTGGGGAGGACCAGTGAGTGCTGGTGTGGTGGCAGCTATTCTGTACAATTATCTGCTGGCACCCAGAGATGAGCCATTCAGTGAAAAAGCAAGAATCCTGTTGTGCAGTGGCTCATCACCAGAAAATGAAATTGAGGAGCCCCTTCTGGAGGACGTTGTGATGTAAAATAGTCAAAGGAACCGGTCTGAGCGGAAATTACTCCTGTATACTgcatatttttgtaaaataaaatactttctcAACATAAGGAGTTTCATCTTGTTCATAATGCTCAAATGTGTGACCTGAAATCTTGTGCGGTGCATCTTTTTCCTGGTTGATCtattttctcctcccctctgcacACAAACCTCTTCACTATAAATACTGAAGTAGGGGCACATGTTtaacacagcagacacatttGAAGCAGAGATGTCAGAAATAAGAACCTTGGCGTTTTGGAGGGCTGTGGCTGCAGAATTTGTTGGTATGTTGCTGTTTATATTCATTGGTTTATCAGCTATCATCGGGAAAGATAACCTTGATGTAAAGGAGAACGCTCAGGATCTTGCTCAGGAGCTGAAGGTCTCGCTGGCCTTTGCGTTGGCCATCGCCACGCTGGTCCAGAGTTTGGGGCACATCAGTGGAGCACACCTGAACCCAGCAGTCACTTTGGGCCTGCTGGTCAGCTCCCAGATCAGTATCCTCAGATGTGTGTGCTACATCCTGGCTCAGATGCTTGGGGCAGTTGCAGCAAGTGCTATTGTGAATGGATATAGCCACCCAGAATCCCTTGGTGTTAACCAGGTAAAGAGTTGTCCTtgtctttgtgcgtgtgtttcaTTTGTCAGGACATTTAATGTGCTCTCAAAAAACTGAGTTCATTCTAATTACTAagtttttttattaacttttttgtTGAGTTGTGGTTGTTGATTATATTTTGCAGCTAAATAAAGTGACTGCAGGACAAGGGTTTGTCATCGAGTTCCTTGCCACCTTTCAGCTGGTTCTGTGTGTGCTAGCTGTGACTGATAAGCGACAGACTAATGTTAAAGGCTTTGCACCGCTGGCTATTGGGCTGTCAGTGGGACTCGGGCACTTTGCAGCTGTAAGTGAATCACAATCCTGTAATTCTGTTGAATACGTGGTTGAATTTTACAACAATTTTGACAAGACCAAGTGTTGATTAATCATGACTAATCCTAAAATGTCCCTCCTTTCCGGAAGAccatattttctctgtgtgataGAGAGCTCACAACAGAGTAGggtggagaaaatgaaagcactGTCCAAAAAGCTTCACCAAATTGCTGAAAGAACAATTTGGTGAAGCTTTTCTTCAAAGTCTTTATGCTTCCTGATAATTTTTACAATACCATCTGTAGGGTTTTAAAGCAAATATCCTGTTCAGTCAGTGTTAGCAAAGGTCCACTGTTTCTCTTTGCCAGCACGGTTTTCCTGTGTTTAAACAGTGGTGGTTATGATTCAAGACTTTTCCTCCCTGCTACAGTACGTTACATAATTTTGCAGTGTGTGCGGCTGATGTGCCAGCAGCTCAGGAAGCAGGTACAACAGATCACGATTGCAAAGGCAGCTCCACAAGTGTCATATTAAGCAGAATACAAATTAGCAGCATCAATTATGAGAAATGGCTGGCAATCATCATTTCTTTAAGTGTGTTTTCCTGGCAATGTAAGCAAACTTGTAGAGGGTCACTGCTTAGATCACTGGTGCCAAAACTGTGTATGCAAtatagacaaagaaaaagacacaagtaGGCTCTTGCCACGAGCAGCTTTTAAAGAATTAAAGATATAAAGTATAACACTTATAAAAATAGTTTATTTTGGTCACtcagcacagtgtgtttgtctaaTGTTTTTCTCCACTGCCAGTATGTATTCTAAAAGCTGACCATGTATGAATGGCCTGCACAACTGATTTGCACATATACATTTCCAAATTGCTTACATGAACTGTTCCGTCCCATGATTATAAATAGGTGAATAACCAATACATCTAATGTGTTGCCATTTACAGATAAGTTTCACTGGATGTGGGATCAATCCTGCGCGCTCCTTTGGACCAGCTTTGATACGTAGACAAATGCAGAACCACTGGGTAATGTCAGCCGTTGGAGGCTTTTTGTCTAAGAGCACACTTTtacccattttattttgtcagagaTGAATGTAGCTGATCTGAGCTTTCGTTCCAGATCTACTGGCTGGGGCCAATGTGCGGCGGAATAGCAGCAGCTCTCATCTACGATTTCCTTCTGTGTCCAAGAGTGCCAGATTTCAGAACGCGAAGGAACGTCCTGCTTCATggtacagaaaatgaaaacgaaACAGCTGAAATAACTGGAGAAGACAACAGCAGCCCAGGGCCGAGTCAGTGGCCGAAACACTGAACAGCATGCAACAGTTCAGCTTTTCTATCTGTCAGCGCATTAATATATGACAAGCGATCTGTAAATATGCTTTAAAATGGCTATtgcttgtatttgtttgttttgcagtgtgtttttataattgtctttttttcaccGGTGAGTGTCTTGTAATAAAGATCCCTTTCCGTTCAGTTCCAGGGTTTTCATCTGAAACAATTTTCTACACGTCAAAGGTCAAAGCAAGGTGAACACATCCTTGTTTATATTGTGCAATTACCAAGAATAGCACAATGTATATTTACATCTGGATGTCCATACCATTAGTTTCTTTATGATGCATTGCATACTGTGCAAAGTATTATTCTATTCAAGGTGCTGGCGACCGTCCCAAAAATCTCTCTGTGGTAAAACAACACAAGGATGTGGATCAGGTAATTGCACATAAAAGCACTTTAAATTCTTcgtaag includes:
- the LOC121192998 gene encoding aquaporin-1-like; translation: MSEIKTWALWRAVLAESLGMIIFVFIGILAAIGDKNNTYPDQEIKVAFAFGLAIATLAQCIGHISGAHLNPAITLGLLASCQMSVLRAFFYIIAQILGAVAGSAIVYGIRPETTDSLGVNKLNGISQSQGFVIEFLLTLQLVLCVLAVTDKRRDLSGHAPLAIGLSVGLGHLAGIRYTGCGINPARSFGPAIIQESFDDHWVYWGGPVSAGVVAAILYNYLLAPRDEPFSEKARILLCSGSSPENEIEEPLLEDVVM
- the LOC121192997 gene encoding aquaporin-1-like; translated protein: MSEIRTLAFWRAVAAEFVGMLLFIFIGLSAIIGKDNLDVKENAQDLAQELKVSLAFALAIATLVQSLGHISGAHLNPAVTLGLLVSSQISILRCVCYILAQMLGAVAASAIVNGYSHPESLGVNQLNKVTAGQGFVIEFLATFQLVLCVLAVTDKRQTNVKGFAPLAIGLSVGLGHFAAISFTGCGINPARSFGPALIRRQMQNHWIYWLGPMCGGIAAALIYDFLLCPRVPDFRTRRNVLLHGTENENETAEITGEDNSSPGPSQWPKH